In Capillimicrobium parvum, a genomic segment contains:
- a CDS encoding WD40/YVTN/BNR-like repeat-containing protein, producing MTELLVGTKKGLFVLEGEPGGPFGVAARAFAGEPVEYAMRDPRSGRLLASVTSPFYGPKLWHADDAADEWQQCEGVALPAGGDEALQRIWTIVAGEADGLLYAGGDPGVLFVSADGGLTWELQRSLWEHPTRGSWQPGGGGLCLHSIVPWPGDPDRLALAMSAVGVWLTADGGRTWEHGNAGLVPRYMPEDGPEETMDLCVHNLHRAPRRPERLFMQFHGGVYRSDDAGRSWTDIGAGLPSDFGFPMALDPADPDSAYVIPLSADIDRVTPDGRVRVYETRDGGASWTPRGDGLPAKDAYLTVLRQAFDRAGDGETLELYFGATSGDVFGSGDAGATWSTAAAHLPPVYSVRTGR from the coding sequence GTGACCGAGCTGCTGGTGGGCACGAAGAAGGGGCTGTTCGTCCTGGAGGGCGAGCCGGGCGGACCGTTCGGGGTCGCCGCGCGCGCGTTCGCCGGCGAGCCGGTCGAGTACGCCATGCGCGACCCGCGCAGCGGGCGGCTGCTGGCTTCGGTGACGTCGCCGTTCTACGGGCCCAAGCTGTGGCACGCCGACGATGCGGCGGACGAGTGGCAGCAGTGCGAGGGCGTCGCGCTGCCGGCGGGCGGCGACGAGGCGCTGCAGCGCATATGGACGATCGTGGCCGGCGAGGCCGACGGCCTGCTGTACGCGGGCGGCGACCCGGGCGTGCTGTTCGTCAGCGCCGACGGCGGCCTGACGTGGGAGCTGCAGCGCAGCCTCTGGGAGCACCCGACGCGCGGCTCGTGGCAGCCGGGCGGCGGCGGGCTGTGCCTGCATTCCATCGTCCCGTGGCCGGGAGACCCCGATCGGCTCGCGCTGGCGATGTCGGCGGTCGGCGTGTGGCTGACCGCGGACGGCGGCAGAACGTGGGAACACGGCAACGCGGGCCTGGTGCCGCGTTACATGCCCGAGGACGGGCCCGAAGAGACCATGGACCTGTGCGTCCACAACCTGCATCGGGCGCCGAGGCGGCCCGAGCGGCTGTTCATGCAGTTCCACGGAGGCGTGTACCGCTCCGACGACGCCGGGCGCAGCTGGACGGACATCGGCGCCGGGCTGCCGTCGGACTTCGGCTTCCCGATGGCGCTCGACCCGGCCGATCCGGACAGCGCCTACGTGATCCCCCTCAGCGCGGACATTGACCGCGTGACGCCCGACGGCCGCGTGCGCGTGTACGAGACACGCGACGGCGGCGCGTCGTGGACGCCGCGCGGCGACGGCCTGCCCGCGAAGGACGCCTACCTGACCGTGCTGCGCCAGGCATTCGACCGCGCGGGCGACGGCGAGACGCTCGAGCTGTACTTCGGTGCGACCTCGGGCGACGTGTTCGGCTCGGGCGATGCCGGCGCGACGTGGTCCACGGCGGCCGCGCACCTGCCGCCGGTCTACAGCGTGCGCACGGGACGCTGA
- a CDS encoding FitA-like ribbon-helix-helix domain-containing protein: MAMTLRLSEEQTEALRARAAKEGRSMQQVALDALDGYLLRKEDDELTDRFAADGAERYADLLRRLGE; the protein is encoded by the coding sequence ATGGCCATGACCTTGCGGCTGAGCGAGGAGCAGACCGAGGCGTTGCGCGCGAGAGCCGCGAAGGAAGGCCGCAGCATGCAGCAGGTCGCGCTGGACGCCCTGGACGGCTACCTGCTGCGCAAGGAGGACGACGAGCTCACCGACCGGTTCGCCGCCGACGGTGCCGAGCGCTACGCGGACCTCCTGCGCCGCCTCGGCGAGTGA
- a CDS encoding type II toxin-antitoxin system death-on-curing family toxin — translation MTRHLTTEQALRIARRAVGGPVEIRDIGLLDAAIHRPQASVFGRDAYPDLMTKAAALLHSLARNHPLVDGNKRLAWLATWVFCAKNGVDLDPPDDDAFALVMSVAAGELDDVGEIARRLAGFPGRRA, via the coding sequence GTGACGCGGCACCTCACGACCGAACAGGCTCTGCGCATCGCCCGCCGCGCCGTCGGCGGTCCTGTCGAGATCCGGGACATCGGGCTGCTCGACGCGGCGATCCACCGGCCGCAGGCCAGCGTGTTCGGACGGGACGCCTACCCGGATCTCATGACGAAGGCGGCGGCGCTGCTGCACTCACTGGCGCGCAACCACCCGCTCGTCGACGGCAACAAGCGGCTCGCCTGGCTGGCCACGTGGGTCTTCTGCGCGAAGAACGGCGTCGACCTGGACCCGCCCGACGACGACGCGTTCGCGCTCGTCATGTCCGTGGCGGCCGGTGAGCTCGACGACGTGGGCGAGATCGCGCGCCGGCTTGCGGGGTTTCCCGGCCGGCGCGCGTAG
- a CDS encoding dodecin, which yields MAEATTYKIVEVAGTSTESIAEAMRSGVKRAGETLRNLDWVEVNSIRGHVEGNEIAHFQVEMKIGFRLE from the coding sequence ATGGCCGAGGCGACGACGTACAAGATCGTGGAGGTCGCGGGGACCTCGACGGAGAGCATCGCGGAGGCGATGCGGTCCGGGGTCAAGCGAGCGGGGGAGACCCTGCGCAACCTCGACTGGGTCGAGGTCAACAGCATCCGCGGCCACGTCGAGGGCAACGAGATCGCCCACTTCCAGGTCGAGATGAAGATCGGGTTCCGGCTCGAGTAG
- a CDS encoding exodeoxyribonuclease III: MRIATWNVNSVKQRLPRLLPWLDERRPDVVCLQETKLADDAFAQLLAEELGARGYEVAAHGEATWNGVAILSRAGLDDVAVGLPGGPGFPHPEARAVSATCGGLRFVSVYVPNGRTPDSDHYRYKLAWLAALRDMVAAGDPTSTVVLGDVNIAPADEDVFDPEAYVGQTHVTAPEREALAALQSVGLHDVVRDRWPDKRVFTYWDYRAGMFHQDLGMRIDLVLTGDAVAARVAAAWVDRQARKGKGPSDHAPVIVDLDDAPDGDIGPVVPPPSAPAARRGAKKLPQAP, translated from the coding sequence GTGCGCATCGCGACCTGGAACGTCAACTCGGTCAAGCAGCGGCTGCCGCGCCTGCTGCCGTGGCTGGACGAGCGTCGTCCCGACGTCGTCTGCCTGCAGGAGACCAAGCTCGCCGACGACGCGTTCGCGCAGCTGCTCGCCGAGGAGCTCGGCGCCCGCGGATACGAGGTCGCCGCGCACGGGGAGGCGACCTGGAACGGCGTGGCGATCCTCTCGCGCGCCGGGCTCGACGACGTCGCCGTCGGGCTGCCCGGCGGCCCCGGCTTCCCGCACCCGGAGGCCCGCGCGGTGTCGGCCACCTGCGGCGGCCTGCGGTTCGTCTCCGTCTACGTCCCCAACGGGCGCACGCCGGACTCCGACCACTACCGCTACAAGCTCGCCTGGCTCGCCGCACTGCGCGACATGGTCGCCGCCGGGGACCCCACCTCGACGGTGGTGCTCGGCGACGTCAACATCGCGCCCGCCGACGAGGACGTGTTCGATCCCGAGGCCTACGTCGGCCAGACGCACGTCACGGCACCCGAGCGCGAGGCGCTGGCCGCGCTGCAGTCGGTCGGCTTGCACGACGTGGTGCGCGACCGCTGGCCGGACAAGCGCGTCTTCACGTACTGGGACTACCGCGCGGGCATGTTCCACCAGGACCTCGGCATGCGGATCGACCTGGTCCTGACCGGCGACGCGGTGGCCGCGCGCGTCGCCGCGGCGTGGGTCGACCGCCAGGCGCGCAAGGGCAAGGGGCCGAGCGACCACGCGCCGGTGATCGTCGACCTCGACGATGCGCCGGACGGCGACATCGGGCCGGTCGTGCCGCCACCGTCGGCGCCCGCCGCGCGCCGCGGCGCGAAGAAGCTGCCGCAGGCGCCGTAG
- the ligD gene encoding non-homologous end-joining DNA ligase, whose translation MPTSEAMVDAGEREVRVSSADRVIFPATEHTAEVTKLDVVRYYLSVADGIMRALRCRPTTLERWPKGVHPGIVLSTRERGGGDAFFQKRIPKGAPDYVETARIAFPSGRHADEICPTEIAVVAWAAQMGTITFHPWPVRREDVDHPDELRIDLDPQPGTDFDDAVRVAATARKLLDDLGYVGFPKTSGGRGVHIYVRIEPRWTFTDVRHAAIAFGRELERRLPGEVTTKWWKEERGKRIFVDYNQNARDRTIASAYSIRPKPGAPVSAPVTWDELPHVAPEDFTVATMPARFEEVGDRHAAIDDIAHSLEPLLEMYERDEAGDMPYPPDYPKMPGEPKRVQPSRDRDRPK comes from the coding sequence ATGCCCACGTCCGAAGCCATGGTCGACGCCGGCGAGCGTGAGGTCCGCGTCTCCAGCGCCGACCGGGTGATCTTCCCCGCGACCGAGCACACGGCGGAGGTCACCAAGCTCGACGTCGTCCGCTACTACCTCTCGGTTGCCGACGGCATCATGCGGGCTCTGCGCTGCCGCCCGACGACGCTCGAGCGCTGGCCGAAGGGCGTGCACCCCGGGATCGTGCTGTCGACGCGCGAGCGGGGCGGCGGGGACGCGTTCTTTCAGAAGCGCATCCCGAAGGGTGCCCCAGACTACGTCGAGACCGCGCGCATCGCGTTCCCCTCCGGGCGCCACGCCGACGAGATCTGCCCGACCGAGATCGCCGTCGTCGCCTGGGCGGCGCAGATGGGCACGATCACCTTCCACCCGTGGCCGGTGCGCCGCGAGGACGTCGACCATCCCGACGAGCTGCGCATCGACCTCGACCCGCAGCCCGGCACCGACTTCGACGACGCCGTGCGCGTGGCGGCGACGGCGCGCAAGCTGCTCGACGACCTCGGCTACGTCGGCTTTCCGAAGACCTCCGGCGGCCGCGGCGTGCACATCTACGTGCGCATCGAGCCGCGCTGGACGTTCACCGACGTCCGCCACGCCGCAATCGCGTTCGGCCGCGAGCTCGAACGGCGGCTGCCAGGCGAGGTCACGACGAAGTGGTGGAAGGAGGAGCGCGGCAAGCGCATCTTCGTCGACTACAACCAGAACGCGCGCGACCGCACGATCGCCTCCGCCTACAGCATCCGCCCCAAGCCCGGCGCGCCGGTGTCCGCCCCGGTCACCTGGGACGAGCTGCCGCACGTCGCGCCGGAGGACTTCACCGTGGCGACGATGCCGGCGCGCTTCGAGGAGGTCGGCGACCGGCACGCGGCCATCGACGACATCGCGCACTCGCTCGAGCCGCTGCTGGAGATGTACGAGCGCGACGAGGCGGGCGACATGCCGTATCCGCCCGACTACCCGAAGATGCCGGGCGAGCCCAAGCGCGTCCAGCCGTCGCGCGACCGCGACCGCCCGAAGTAG
- a CDS encoding flippase-like domain-containing protein: protein MSRHIIGKAPGVPLGCARTMLARLGKSMAGTLVGATALLASAPGAHAQADGAAQRLVDRYSPVVMVREQNDPPCDTAEEQYQPTTVDTVLGNPTVTLRRKGSGRRLEDLGTAPTRAQIAGKGDDHYLDLRGNPRGDTCVYARDFKQLLRDGKAPVVTYAHIAREAGRPGLAVQYWFFWYFNQFNDLHEGDWEGMQIVFDGADGPATALRQEPSEVIVFQHAGGERAAWDASKVEKDGTHPIVYAAAGSHATFYSSAVYVENGEHGSGLGCDNTAEPLRELRPRPVLLPDDVSDRGPFAWLSYEGHWGQRETGFNNGPTGPITKTQWSQPMSWMEQQRSTSARLPGGAIFGPQVTSAFCGTVAFVTSIMNLPTTGRTVAIGVLALLAILIACFVLVTRWRPVDVEHLRTRRAFGQVLRTAARLYRGHWALMLSSTVVPLAIVGGLQYAIATLTGGSTAATTIQDLVDTLSRPVAAAIVSGVVVGMLLALERTGRAGVVGSWRTMLGRFWRLVAAHLLYSVALAVLLLTVVGIPFAIWKVVGWAFVQQEILFEDRRIRDAFRSSSALVRGRWRHAARPIVFFYVLGLVAGPVVSFALIFTALPLVWIDVVGAAIFALLLPYAALGTTLVYFDLQARARTEPARPGRIRRALRAVLPRRAEKPVSGPSQPSAT from the coding sequence ATGTCGCGGCACATCATCGGCAAGGCGCCCGGGGTCCCGTTAGGGTGCGCCCGCACGATGCTCGCGCGGCTCGGGAAGAGCATGGCCGGAACGCTCGTGGGCGCGACGGCGTTGCTGGCGTCCGCACCGGGTGCGCACGCGCAGGCCGACGGCGCGGCCCAGCGTCTCGTCGACCGGTACTCGCCGGTCGTGATGGTCCGGGAGCAGAACGACCCGCCCTGCGACACGGCCGAGGAGCAGTACCAACCCACGACCGTCGACACGGTCCTCGGCAACCCGACCGTGACCCTGCGCCGCAAGGGCAGCGGCAGGCGGCTGGAAGACCTCGGCACGGCGCCGACGCGCGCGCAGATCGCCGGCAAGGGCGACGACCACTACCTCGACCTCCGCGGCAACCCTCGGGGCGACACCTGCGTCTACGCGCGCGACTTCAAACAACTGCTGCGCGACGGCAAGGCGCCGGTGGTCACGTATGCCCACATCGCCCGCGAGGCCGGCCGGCCCGGCCTCGCTGTGCAGTACTGGTTCTTCTGGTACTTCAACCAGTTCAACGACCTGCACGAGGGCGACTGGGAGGGCATGCAGATCGTCTTCGACGGGGCGGACGGCCCCGCGACGGCGTTGCGGCAGGAGCCGAGCGAGGTGATCGTGTTCCAGCACGCCGGCGGCGAGCGGGCGGCGTGGGACGCGTCGAAGGTCGAGAAGGACGGAACGCACCCGATCGTCTACGCGGCCGCCGGGTCGCACGCCACGTTCTACAGCTCCGCGGTGTACGTCGAGAACGGCGAGCACGGGTCGGGCCTCGGCTGCGACAACACCGCCGAGCCGCTGCGCGAGCTGCGCCCCCGGCCGGTGCTGCTGCCCGACGACGTGAGCGACCGCGGCCCGTTCGCCTGGCTCAGCTACGAGGGCCACTGGGGACAGCGCGAGACCGGGTTCAACAACGGGCCGACCGGCCCGATCACGAAGACGCAGTGGTCGCAGCCGATGTCGTGGATGGAGCAGCAGCGGTCGACGAGCGCCCGCCTCCCGGGCGGTGCGATCTTCGGGCCGCAGGTCACGAGCGCGTTCTGCGGGACGGTGGCCTTCGTCACGTCGATCATGAACCTGCCGACGACCGGGCGCACGGTCGCGATCGGCGTCCTGGCCCTGCTCGCGATCCTGATCGCGTGCTTCGTGCTCGTGACGCGCTGGCGGCCCGTCGACGTGGAGCACCTGCGCACGCGCCGCGCGTTCGGCCAGGTCCTGCGGACGGCCGCGCGGCTCTACCGCGGCCACTGGGCGCTCATGCTGTCGAGCACGGTCGTCCCGCTCGCCATCGTGGGCGGCCTGCAGTACGCGATCGCGACGCTCACGGGTGGCAGCACCGCCGCCACCACGATCCAGGACCTCGTCGACACGCTCTCCCGGCCCGTGGCGGCGGCGATCGTCAGCGGCGTCGTGGTCGGGATGCTGCTCGCGCTCGAGCGGACCGGCCGCGCCGGCGTTGTGGGGTCGTGGCGAACGATGCTCGGCCGCTTCTGGCGGCTCGTGGCGGCGCACCTGCTCTACAGCGTCGCCCTGGCCGTCCTCCTGCTCACGGTCGTCGGGATCCCGTTCGCGATCTGGAAGGTGGTCGGCTGGGCGTTCGTCCAGCAGGAGATCCTGTTCGAGGACCGCCGGATCCGGGATGCCTTCCGCTCGAGCTCGGCCCTCGTGCGCGGCCGCTGGCGACACGCCGCGCGACCGATCGTCTTCTTCTACGTGCTCGGCCTCGTCGCCGGGCCGGTCGTGTCGTTCGCGCTGATCTTCACCGCGCTGCCGCTGGTCTGGATCGACGTCGTCGGAGCGGCGATCTTCGCGCTCCTGCTGCCGTACGCCGCCCTCGGGACGACGCTCGTCTACTTCGACCTCCAGGCTCGCGCCAGGACGGAGCCCGCGCGGCCCGGGCGCATCCGGCGGGCGCTGCGGGCGGTCCTCCCGCGCCGCGCCGAGAAGCCGGTCTCAGGACCTTCTCAGCCTTCCGCCACGTGA
- a CDS encoding PepSY domain-containing protein, translated as MRSLSRKHLTIAAATAAAAVGGTAAVAVAADKSSSSGTTTTQPSAVGPGAGAGAGETPLTGATKDKVEAAALAKVDGTVLRVETDGDGVYEAHIRKADGTEVEVKVDKDFNVTSVDTFDGDHHGGPGGHGPGGLADLAAIAKTLGVTEAQLLSALDAARPTGAPQDRGADMAAAIADALGVEASKVQSILDANRPDPGPRGGGRPDPTALVSALAQGLSKSEADVRAALDKAMAAGRADHEARENEMFAAIAKTLGKDASDVKAAFEAARPNP; from the coding sequence ATGCGCAGTCTGTCCCGCAAGCACCTGACCATCGCCGCCGCCACCGCCGCCGCCGCCGTGGGCGGCACCGCCGCCGTCGCCGTCGCGGCCGACAAGAGCTCGTCGTCCGGCACGACGACGACCCAGCCGTCCGCCGTCGGCCCCGGCGCCGGCGCCGGCGCCGGCGAGACCCCGCTGACCGGCGCCACGAAGGACAAGGTCGAGGCCGCCGCCCTCGCCAAGGTCGACGGCACCGTGCTGCGGGTCGAGACCGACGGCGACGGCGTCTACGAGGCTCACATCCGCAAGGCCGACGGCACCGAGGTCGAGGTCAAGGTCGACAAGGACTTCAACGTCACGTCGGTCGACACGTTCGACGGTGACCATCACGGCGGACCGGGCGGACACGGTCCCGGCGGCCTCGCCGATCTGGCCGCGATCGCCAAGACGCTCGGCGTCACCGAGGCCCAGCTGCTGTCCGCCCTCGACGCCGCCCGACCGACCGGCGCTCCGCAGGACCGCGGCGCCGACATGGCCGCCGCCATCGCCGACGCCCTCGGGGTCGAGGCCTCGAAGGTCCAGAGCATCCTCGACGCCAACCGGCCGGACCCCGGCCCGCGCGGCGGCGGCCGACCCGACCCGACCGCGCTCGTGAGCGCGCTGGCGCAGGGCCTGTCGAAGAGCGAGGCCGACGTCCGCGCCGCGCTCGACAAGGCCATGGCCGCGGGCCGCGCCGACCACGAGGCACGCGAGAACGAGATGTTCGCGGCCATCGCCAAGACGCTCGGCAAGGACGCGTCCGACGTCAAGGCGGCGTTCGAGGCGGCCCGGCCGAACCCGTGA
- a CDS encoding AAA family ATPase, which produces MSVVPTRRRDSQTFTLRSFGRPVAFASAGRCGVARRSSSKSVARIKASCPKPVVRHDVNGTDPTVADRPDLVDDRRSEVPRTLAAAPVRARRDQRAARSRTLGRYSAPARDDFSGPVLPDIAVRYFLTMQGTPFRFEGPVPPELLIDRENELSTLAKRAGDRVGVRLIAPRRFGKTSLLIAHAAQLQTVGWRTVHVDLSRVTDMTDVARRLAEAYGALDDRWVRSHLAGLLARLGLSVGTAGASVTLGPRPAMPDPEAAETVIYRLLDLPQVIWEREQTPTLVVFDEFQDLLVARPDLDGLLRSRIQYHGDAAAYVYAGSEPSMMRELFDSRERPLFGQADPLTIGRLPIEAVLTELESRFRGEELDPGGALAELVVVADGHPQRVMLLSYLLAEQLEEGRDGTPETAGRVVDLALERTQAAHQALWSQLSRSEKVVLAGIADGVAPASRALAREHHLSRQTLYEAAERLVDQGHLTRDEAGVRVVDPLLLEWLRRR; this is translated from the coding sequence ATGAGCGTCGTACCGACGCGACGGCGTGACAGCCAGACGTTCACGTTGCGCTCCTTCGGCCGACCCGTGGCGTTCGCATCAGCCGGACGATGTGGCGTAGCACGGCGATCCTCCTCGAAAAGCGTCGCGCGGATCAAGGCCTCATGTCCGAAGCCGGTGGTCCGGCACGACGTGAACGGCACTGATCCGACCGTCGCTGATCGTCCGGACCTCGTCGATGACCGCCGCTCGGAGGTCCCGCGAACGCTTGCTGCAGCGCCCGTGCGCGCTCGACGAGATCAGCGAGCGGCACGTTCACGGACACTGGGTCGGTACAGCGCTCCGGCCCGCGATGACTTCAGTGGTCCAGTTCTCCCTGACATCGCGGTAAGGTACTTCCTGACCATGCAGGGCACGCCATTTCGCTTCGAGGGCCCCGTGCCGCCGGAGCTGCTCATCGACCGGGAGAACGAGCTCTCCACGCTCGCCAAGCGCGCCGGCGACCGCGTCGGTGTCCGCCTCATCGCGCCGCGCCGGTTCGGCAAGACGAGCTTGCTGATCGCCCACGCCGCACAGCTTCAGACGGTCGGCTGGCGCACCGTGCACGTCGATCTCTCGCGCGTGACCGACATGACGGACGTCGCCCGGCGCCTAGCGGAGGCCTATGGCGCGCTCGACGATCGGTGGGTCCGCTCCCATCTCGCCGGACTGCTGGCCAGGCTCGGGTTGAGCGTCGGCACGGCTGGGGCGAGCGTGACGCTCGGGCCGCGGCCGGCGATGCCCGACCCGGAGGCGGCCGAGACGGTGATCTATCGGCTGCTCGACCTGCCGCAGGTGATCTGGGAGCGCGAGCAGACGCCGACGCTCGTCGTCTTCGACGAGTTCCAGGACCTCCTGGTCGCCAGACCGGACCTCGACGGGCTGCTGCGCTCGCGCATCCAGTACCACGGCGACGCGGCGGCGTACGTGTACGCGGGCTCGGAGCCGTCGATGATGCGCGAGCTCTTCGACTCGCGGGAGCGGCCGCTGTTCGGGCAGGCCGATCCGCTCACGATCGGACGGTTGCCGATCGAGGCGGTCTTGACCGAGCTCGAGAGCAGGTTCCGCGGCGAAGAGCTGGATCCCGGCGGCGCGCTTGCCGAGCTCGTCGTCGTTGCCGATGGTCATCCACAACGGGTCATGTTGCTGAGCTACCTCCTCGCGGAGCAGTTGGAGGAGGGCCGTGACGGGACCCCCGAGACCGCGGGGCGGGTCGTCGACCTGGCGCTGGAGCGCACCCAGGCGGCGCACCAAGCGCTGTGGAGCCAGCTCAGCCGAAGCGAGAAGGTGGTGCTGGCGGGCATCGCCGACGGGGTCGCTCCCGCGAGCCGCGCTCTCGCGCGTGAGCACCACCTGTCGCGTCAGACGCTCTACGAAGCAGCCGAGCGGCTGGTGGACCAAGGGCACCTGACACGCGACGAGGCCGGCGTGCGGGTCGTCGACCCGCTGTTGCTCGAGTGGCTGCGCCGACGTTGA
- a CDS encoding DUF1254 domain-containing protein, producing the protein MNVWLSRRRVGTTLMLATVACLIWTGLAPSTAGARVPSVKRIENLAKNAYIWGLAPEFVYRFEKYNDLVTAKRNTLGGGGGVAAAWNNNATNAGDASVLYLNSMMDLSGKKGRGRTKELVLTVPPSANDYYVVNLLDDFINSVGSIGTRTTPSTTPQTYLIAGPTSRYAHRRTVQIHGFRYRVMATDTDLNWMLIRIRADSLVPPSDPASTASIQTNVVERFGMTTLRRFEARGHRPKYFEPNQYTPTDKQKQRAQHWHNAPQDAVAFLKQLGQSLKLNPLPTARTGLNGIPLNTLPDWVVPQAGARTVFRNPAFGQKHTLARFKPIGLTANGFRIPRHWRQKQLTALQNGFLAGNTKLTDKLSTAGAVRKTNYWSYLNANVGTYPNTHQGYLYRGIIVLEGGSANMPQDAVYAQINNLNGQSSTQLKGDNTYKLTFKPPHSGTVDLPAIGSLPPTVNDSSGNPKGFWSIHVYQTDTSESAAPFLTQPSVLNTSYSSANLDVTAVDPSTDTLTVRLPPTPWGPLLASTPVLFGPTAAQYGLTPNTPYYIVEDATSNADGTYSFQVSTLWRQDVSSGDVPIQGTDPGQYGGPGPIVPLQDPGGTVNLQWGPIQPVSQLGSQQLTSGRLARNPDGSVTIWIAPTLPAGAPATNWIPTPSAAYYESIYQDDQDPDIKQPMPTSIRPLIRMYYPTPGNTPPSILPPPNGPLQATYVFPKLEQVNAPAP; encoded by the coding sequence GTGAACGTCTGGCTGTCACGCCGTCGCGTCGGTACGACGCTCATGCTGGCGACGGTCGCCTGCCTGATCTGGACGGGGCTCGCTCCCTCGACCGCCGGCGCCCGCGTCCCCAGCGTCAAGCGGATCGAGAACCTGGCCAAGAACGCCTACATCTGGGGGCTGGCGCCCGAGTTCGTCTACCGGTTCGAGAAGTACAACGACCTCGTGACGGCGAAGCGCAACACGCTCGGCGGCGGCGGCGGCGTCGCGGCGGCGTGGAACAACAACGCCACGAACGCCGGGGACGCGTCGGTGCTGTACCTGAACTCGATGATGGATCTCAGCGGCAAGAAGGGGCGCGGACGCACCAAGGAGCTCGTGCTGACCGTCCCGCCGTCGGCGAACGACTACTACGTCGTCAACCTGCTCGATGACTTCATCAACTCCGTCGGGAGCATCGGCACCCGCACGACGCCCTCGACAACGCCGCAGACGTATCTCATCGCCGGCCCGACATCGCGCTACGCGCACCGGCGGACTGTGCAGATCCACGGTTTCAGATATCGGGTCATGGCCACCGACACGGACCTCAACTGGATGCTCATCCGGATCCGTGCCGACTCGCTGGTGCCGCCCTCCGACCCCGCGTCGACGGCGTCGATCCAGACGAACGTCGTGGAGCGGTTCGGCATGACCACGCTGCGTAGGTTCGAGGCGCGAGGACACCGGCCCAAGTACTTCGAGCCCAACCAGTACACGCCGACGGACAAGCAGAAGCAGCGTGCGCAGCACTGGCACAACGCCCCGCAGGACGCGGTCGCCTTCCTCAAGCAGCTGGGCCAGTCGCTCAAGCTCAACCCGCTCCCGACGGCCAGGACGGGGCTGAACGGCATCCCGCTCAACACGCTGCCGGACTGGGTGGTCCCACAAGCCGGCGCCAGGACGGTCTTCCGCAACCCGGCGTTCGGCCAGAAGCACACGCTGGCGCGGTTCAAGCCGATCGGACTCACGGCGAACGGATTCAGGATCCCGCGCCATTGGCGGCAGAAGCAGCTCACTGCGCTGCAGAACGGGTTCCTGGCCGGGAACACGAAGCTCACCGACAAGCTGAGCACGGCGGGCGCGGTGAGGAAGACGAACTACTGGAGCTATCTCAACGCCAACGTCGGGACCTATCCCAACACGCACCAGGGATACCTCTACCGGGGGATAATCGTGCTCGAGGGCGGCTCGGCCAACATGCCGCAGGACGCCGTCTACGCCCAGATCAACAACCTCAACGGCCAGAGCAGCACGCAGCTCAAGGGCGACAACACCTACAAGTTGACGTTCAAGCCCCCGCACAGCGGGACCGTGGACCTGCCGGCCATCGGCTCGCTGCCGCCGACCGTCAACGACAGCAGCGGCAATCCGAAGGGGTTCTGGTCGATCCACGTCTACCAGACCGACACGTCGGAGTCGGCCGCCCCGTTCCTCACTCAGCCGAGCGTCCTGAACACGTCCTACTCGTCCGCGAATCTCGACGTGACCGCGGTCGATCCGTCGACCGACACCCTCACCGTCCGGCTCCCGCCGACCCCATGGGGCCCGCTGCTCGCAAGCACACCGGTCCTGTTCGGCCCGACCGCGGCACAGTACGGCCTTACGCCGAACACGCCCTACTACATCGTCGAGGACGCGACCAGCAACGCCGACGGCACGTATTCGTTCCAGGTGTCGACCCTGTGGCGGCAGGACGTCTCGTCAGGCGACGTACCGATTCAGGGAACGGACCCGGGGCAGTACGGCGGCCCTGGTCCGATCGTCCCGCTGCAAGACCCGGGCGGGACCGTCAACCTGCAGTGGGGCCCGATCCAGCCCGTCTCGCAGCTGGGCTCACAGCAGCTGACGTCGGGCCGGCTCGCGCGGAACCCTGACGGCTCGGTGACGATCTGGATCGCGCCGACGCTGCCGGCCGGCGCACCCGCGACCAACTGGATCCCGACACCGTCCGCGGCCTATTACGAGAGCATCTACCAGGATGACCAGGACCCGGACATCAAGCAGCCGATGCCCACGAGCATCCGGCCGCTGATCCGCATGTACTACCCGACCCCCGGAAACACCCCGCCGTCGATCCTGCCGCCGCCGAACGGGCCTCTGCAAGCCACGTACGTGTTCCCGAAGCTGGAACAGGTGAACGCACCCGCACCCTGA